In a single window of the Mucilaginibacter defluvii genome:
- a CDS encoding acyl-CoA thioesterase, translating to MEDFKTVAASQTTLTELMIPAYSNFGGKIHGGIIMGLMDKVAYACAAKHAGAYCVTASVDTIDFLAPVEVGELVSLMASVNYVGKTSLVIGIKVISENVTTQHVKHTNTSYLTMVAMDEHRNTLPVPGLILQTDEEVRRFYQAYHRKELKKYYKTEEKRMKSVYEIAESEELLKNERCIIQRKS from the coding sequence ATGGAAGATTTTAAAACCGTAGCCGCCTCTCAAACTACGCTTACTGAATTGATGATACCCGCTTACTCTAACTTTGGAGGCAAGATACACGGCGGTATTATTATGGGACTGATGGATAAGGTAGCTTACGCCTGCGCCGCCAAACATGCCGGGGCCTACTGCGTTACCGCGTCTGTTGACACCATCGACTTTTTAGCGCCTGTCGAGGTTGGTGAACTGGTATCGCTTATGGCCTCGGTTAATTATGTGGGCAAAACCTCGCTGGTTATCGGCATCAAGGTGATCTCTGAAAATGTGACCACCCAACACGTAAAGCATACCAACACCAGCTATCTTACCATGGTAGCCATGGATGAGCACCGTAATACGCTACCTGTACCAGGCCTCATATTACAAACCGATGAAGAAGTACGCCGGTTTTACCAGGCCTATCACCGCAAGGAATTAAAGAAATATTATAAAACTGAGGAGAAGCGCATGAAATCGGTATACGAGATAGCCGAGTCAGAGGAATTGTTGAAGAACGAACGTTGCATCATTCAACGAAAAAGTTAA
- a CDS encoding M28 family metallopeptidase — translation MKRNALIFWLMLTAAVWFSCNNNKKTDSQTDTGPIADNDIRGYLSALADDSLTGRKPFTEGETKTINYLAAQFKQIGLEPANNSSYFQDVPLVEITGTPTAMQLNGKTSATLKPGTDFVASTRQELSSVEIKNSPLVFAGYGVVAPEYGWNDYKGLDVKGKTVVVLVNDPGFKSGNRTLFHGDTMTYYGRWTYKYEEAARQGAAGVLIVHQSEPASYPWSVVNTSFSGSKLYLQQDDKHLSRCKMEGWVSEETAKKLLAGAGITEDMRAYARKKEFKAVPLKTTTTISIVNKLKYSTSHNVAAVLKGSTRPDEYIIYTAHWDHLGIGQPDAKGDSIYNGAVDNASGTAALLAMAKAFKNAKEKPQRSIVFLSVTAEEQGLLGSEYYGSHPLFPLNKTVGNLNMDALSPDGESKDIPITGRGQNDLEDYVEAIAKEQGLTVEADPNPWAGGYYRSDHFNFAKVGVPALDMHTGPDNKEHGREWGTKQADTFNAEHYHQPSDNYTRDMDLSGMTQTANILYRIGAKLAGETTFPQWKKNSEFRAIREKSMAGK, via the coding sequence ATGAAACGCAACGCCTTAATCTTTTGGTTGATGTTAACCGCCGCAGTTTGGTTTAGCTGTAACAATAACAAAAAAACAGATAGCCAAACAGATACCGGCCCTATTGCCGATAATGACATTCGCGGTTATCTTTCAGCGCTGGCGGATGATTCGCTTACCGGCCGCAAACCTTTTACCGAGGGCGAGACCAAAACGATAAATTACCTGGCTGCACAGTTTAAGCAAATAGGCTTAGAGCCAGCTAACAACAGCAGCTACTTTCAGGATGTGCCTTTGGTTGAAATTACCGGCACGCCTACGGCCATGCAGTTGAATGGCAAAACATCGGCAACATTAAAACCCGGTACTGATTTCGTGGCATCTACCCGGCAGGAGTTATCATCCGTAGAGATAAAAAACTCTCCGCTGGTATTTGCAGGTTACGGTGTTGTAGCGCCGGAGTATGGTTGGAATGATTACAAGGGTTTAGATGTTAAAGGCAAAACCGTAGTGGTGCTGGTGAACGATCCGGGATTTAAGTCGGGCAACCGTACGCTATTTCACGGCGATACCATGACCTATTACGGCCGTTGGACGTACAAATATGAAGAGGCTGCCCGCCAGGGTGCCGCGGGTGTGCTAATAGTCCATCAATCAGAACCAGCGAGCTATCCATGGAGCGTGGTGAACACCAGTTTTTCTGGTTCGAAACTTTATTTGCAACAGGATGACAAGCACCTTTCCCGCTGCAAAATGGAAGGCTGGGTAAGTGAGGAAACAGCCAAAAAGTTATTAGCCGGTGCAGGTATTACTGAGGATATGCGCGCTTATGCCCGTAAAAAAGAATTTAAAGCGGTCCCGCTTAAAACCACAACTACTATTAGTATTGTCAATAAATTAAAATACTCTACCTCGCATAACGTAGCGGCGGTGTTAAAGGGCAGCACCAGGCCTGATGAATACATTATTTACACGGCGCATTGGGATCACCTGGGCATTGGTCAGCCGGATGCAAAAGGTGACAGCATTTACAATGGCGCGGTTGATAATGCCAGCGGAACGGCCGCTTTGCTTGCAATGGCAAAAGCTTTTAAAAACGCTAAAGAAAAACCTCAGCGCTCCATAGTATTTTTATCGGTAACAGCCGAAGAACAAGGCTTATTGGGTTCGGAATATTATGGTTCACATCCACTATTCCCATTGAATAAAACTGTTGGAAATCTGAATATGGATGCCCTTTCACCCGATGGCGAGAGTAAGGATATCCCTATCACAGGAAGAGGCCAGAACGATTTGGAAGACTATGTGGAAGCCATAGCCAAGGAACAAGGCTTAACAGTCGAAGCCGATCCCAATCCTTGGGCTGGGGGTTATTACCGCTCGGATCATTTCAACTTTGCCAAGGTAGGCGTACCTGCTTTAGATATGCATACCGGCCCCGACAACAAGGAACATGGCCGCGAATGGGGCACAAAACAGGCAGACACATTTAATGCCGAGCACTATCATCAACCGTCAGATAACTATACGCGCGATATGGATTTGAGCGGCATGACGCAAACCGCAAATATCCTGTACCGGATCGGCGCTAAACTGGCCGGCGAGACCACCTTTCCGCAATGGAAGAAGAATTCAGAGTTCAGAGCGATCCGCGAAAAATCAATGGCTGGTAAATAA
- a CDS encoding GDSL-type esterase/lipase family protein: protein MYWYEEDVKQLEKRSQQLTYEPETLFYGSSSIRLWETLYSDFADLKPVNLGFGGSTLAACVWFFKRIMLTYNPKRLVVYAGDNDLGDGRTPEEVFIFFKQLMVEVNRRFGNIQCYYISLKPSINRRNIIDRFKYTNNLIETEIVKSSDNWHFINIFSHMVDAGDYPKGRYFVNDGLHLSKEGYELWKQVVAEQLYRHH, encoded by the coding sequence ATGTATTGGTACGAAGAAGACGTTAAGCAGTTAGAAAAAAGGAGCCAGCAACTTACCTATGAGCCCGAAACATTATTTTACGGCAGCTCGTCCATAAGGTTATGGGAAACGCTGTATAGTGATTTTGCTGACCTTAAACCCGTCAACCTGGGCTTTGGCGGCTCCACACTGGCGGCCTGCGTGTGGTTTTTTAAGCGCATAATGCTTACCTATAACCCGAAAAGGTTGGTTGTTTACGCCGGTGATAACGACCTGGGCGACGGGCGTACGCCGGAAGAGGTTTTCATATTTTTCAAGCAGCTTATGGTTGAAGTTAACCGGCGCTTTGGTAATATCCAATGTTATTATATATCGCTTAAGCCAAGCATTAACCGGCGAAACATCATCGACAGGTTTAAGTATACCAACAATTTAATTGAGACAGAAATAGTTAAAAGCAGCGATAACTGGCATTTTATCAATATATTTAGCCATATGGTTGATGCAGGCGACTATCCAAAGGGCAGGTATTTTGTTAACGACGGATTGCACCTGAGCAAGGAAGGTTATGAACTGTGGAAACAGGTGGTGGCCGAACAGTTGTATCGTCATCATTAA
- a CDS encoding DPBB and LysM peptidoglycan-binding domain-containing protein produces MKFKLPLLLISTFTFSVPVFAGNVIDSIGVENQNGKRIILHKIDPKDNYYAIGRRYNVKPNAIIKFNNNAPMRIGNVIKVPTELPYEDGQQQVATTTPPVQQQQTQTRPIAQQPAQKTPANNTPAAQQQTQPNADAGNIPEYQDYKVSAGETLFAIARRFNTTVDDIVNINKLTKKSLTAGQIIKVRANKTATTPPPVVTMPDTSKVAAVRDSTEPMPVSTTDSVGAGVRPNRYGLYEKNEKGVATWMEEAGLDPNKKLVLHRTAPIGTVIKIINPMTNRTTFAKVVGRFTDNESTKDVIIVMTKNVAESLGALDKRFHVNLSYGTTNE; encoded by the coding sequence ATGAAATTTAAGCTCCCTTTATTATTGATATCAACCTTTACCTTTTCAGTCCCCGTATTTGCAGGTAACGTAATTGATTCAATTGGCGTTGAAAACCAGAACGGAAAAAGGATCATCCTGCATAAAATAGATCCAAAAGATAATTATTACGCCATCGGCCGCCGTTACAATGTAAAGCCAAACGCGATCATCAAATTTAACAACAACGCGCCTATGCGCATCGGCAATGTAATTAAAGTACCTACTGAGTTACCTTATGAAGATGGCCAGCAACAGGTAGCTACTACTACCCCACCCGTCCAACAGCAACAAACGCAAACCAGGCCGATTGCGCAACAGCCAGCACAAAAAACGCCAGCTAACAACACACCCGCAGCGCAGCAACAAACTCAACCGAACGCGGACGCAGGCAACATCCCCGAATACCAGGATTACAAGGTATCAGCCGGTGAAACTTTGTTTGCCATTGCGCGCCGCTTTAATACAACGGTTGATGATATTGTAAACATTAACAAGCTCACAAAAAAATCGCTTACCGCCGGGCAAATTATTAAAGTGCGTGCCAACAAAACCGCCACTACCCCGCCCCCGGTAGTTACCATGCCGGACACCAGTAAAGTTGCCGCCGTGCGCGACTCGACAGAACCGATGCCCGTATCAACAACCGACTCCGTAGGCGCCGGTGTTCGCCCAAACCGTTACGGCTTGTACGAAAAGAATGAAAAAGGCGTGGCCACCTGGATGGAAGAGGCCGGACTTGACCCGAACAAGAAACTGGTGCTGCACCGTACAGCTCCTATCGGCACGGTGATCAAGATTATCAACCCCATGACCAACCGTACCACATTTGCAAAGGTTGTTGGCCGCTTTACCGATAACGAATCAACCAAGGACGTTATCATTGTCATGACTAAAAATGTAGCCGAATCATTAGGCGCGCTTGATAAACGTTTCCACGTAAATTTAAGCTACGGTACTACGAATGAATAA
- a CDS encoding sigma-54 dependent transcriptional regulator — MAKILLVEDDTTFSQILQGFLPRNGHEVVAVNNIKNALTQLDDQAFDLLLLDYRLPDGTGLEVMAHAHDKGLKIPAVMMTSFNDVRTAVKAIQMGAADYITKPVNPDELLMILKSALNVKTEEKATPVKTTKPAEAGTTSYPGFIKGTSAESDKLYEYIDLVAPTDMSVVIQGESGTGKEHAARFIHERSKRADKPFIAIDCGALSKDLAASELFGHIKGSFTGALTDKKGLFEVADGGTLFMDEIGNLSYDVQVKLLRALQENTIQPLGSTKQIKVDVRIIAATNDDLLSSVSNGDFRQDLYHRINEFKIQIPALRERGRDLQLFINHFITISNQELERNVKSISPEAMELLNRYDWPGNLRELKNVIKRMVLLTRGEEAGAESLPDEMSNYITHLPVTPPADADLKALNEANEKAVIQQTLQKVKYNKSKAAKLLNIDRKTLYAKIERYGLDS; from the coding sequence ATGGCGAAAATATTACTGGTTGAGGACGATACTACATTTTCACAAATACTACAAGGCTTTTTACCAAGAAATGGCCATGAGGTTGTTGCTGTAAATAATATCAAGAATGCTTTAACGCAGCTGGATGATCAAGCTTTTGATCTGTTACTGCTTGATTACCGTTTACCCGATGGTACCGGGCTTGAAGTGATGGCCCATGCGCATGATAAGGGATTAAAAATTCCGGCCGTAATGATGACCAGCTTTAACGATGTGCGTACGGCTGTGAAAGCCATACAAATGGGCGCGGCCGATTATATCACCAAACCCGTTAATCCGGATGAATTGCTGATGATCTTGAAATCAGCATTAAATGTTAAAACAGAGGAAAAGGCAACGCCTGTTAAAACAACCAAACCGGCAGAAGCCGGCACTACCAGCTATCCCGGATTTATAAAGGGCACAAGCGCCGAATCAGATAAACTTTACGAATACATCGACCTGGTTGCGCCTACCGATATGTCGGTAGTAATACAGGGTGAAAGCGGTACCGGTAAGGAACATGCCGCGCGTTTTATACATGAACGCAGTAAACGTGCGGATAAACCATTTATAGCGATTGATTGCGGGGCGCTATCAAAAGATCTGGCGGCAAGCGAATTGTTCGGTCATATAAAAGGCTCTTTTACCGGTGCTTTGACTGATAAGAAAGGCTTGTTTGAAGTGGCCGATGGCGGTACACTGTTTATGGATGAAATTGGCAATCTGAGTTATGATGTGCAGGTAAAATTGCTGCGAGCCTTGCAGGAGAACACCATACAGCCACTGGGCAGCACTAAACAGATCAAGGTTGATGTGCGTATCATCGCCGCTACTAATGACGACCTGCTGAGCAGCGTAAGCAATGGTGATTTCCGCCAGGATCTGTATCACCGTATAAATGAATTCAAGATACAGATACCTGCCCTGCGCGAGCGCGGCCGAGATCTGCAATTATTCATCAACCATTTTATTACGATATCTAATCAGGAACTTGAACGTAATGTTAAAAGCATATCGCCGGAAGCGATGGAACTGCTTAACCGTTACGACTGGCCGGGTAACCTGCGCGAACTGAAAAACGTGATCAAGCGCATGGTATTACTAACCCGCGGAGAGGAAGCCGGTGCAGAATCGTTACCTGATGAAATGAGCAATTACATTACGCATCTACCGGTAACGCCGCCTGCTGATGCCGACCTGAAAGCATTGAATGAGGCTAACGAAAAAGCCGTTATACAGCAAACTTTGCAAAAAGTAAAGTACAATAAATCAAAGGCAGCAAAGTTGTTGAACATTGATCGTAAAACGCTTTATGCAAAAATTGAGCGCTACGGCCTCGATTCTTAA
- a CDS encoding uridine kinase — MNKPYIVGIAGGSGSGKTFFLKCFLKHFSNNEVALVSQDDYYFPVGHTMTAEENKLYNFDLPDTIDHTHFENDIEALLNNQSINKLEYTFNNPNAKPKTLEIKSAPILIVEGLFILHFRKIADMLDLKVFIDADEDVALQRRLKRDLIERGYSNDDVHYKWINHVVPAYKEYLLPYKNECHKVVINNGHVAEDIISVTEEIAKEIRAKVF; from the coding sequence ATGAATAAACCCTATATAGTTGGCATAGCCGGTGGCAGCGGCTCTGGCAAAACTTTTTTTTTAAAGTGTTTTTTAAAGCATTTCAGTAACAACGAGGTTGCCCTTGTATCGCAGGATGACTATTACTTTCCGGTTGGACATACCATGACGGCCGAGGAAAATAAGCTGTATAATTTTGACCTGCCCGATACCATTGACCATACCCATTTTGAAAACGATATTGAGGCACTGCTGAACAACCAAAGCATCAACAAACTTGAGTACACATTTAACAACCCCAACGCCAAGCCAAAAACGCTCGAAATAAAATCAGCGCCGATACTGATTGTTGAGGGTTTGTTTATCCTGCATTTCCGCAAAATTGCCGACATGCTGGATTTGAAGGTATTTATTGATGCGGATGAAGATGTTGCCCTGCAACGCCGTTTAAAACGTGACTTGATAGAGCGCGGCTACTCAAACGACGATGTGCACTATAAATGGATTAACCACGTGGTGCCTGCATATAAAGAGTACTTACTGCCGTATAAAAATGAATGCCACAAGGTGGTTATCAATAACGGCCATGTAGCTGAAGACATTATCAGTGTTACGGAAGAAATAGCGAAGGAAATACGCGCAAAAGTGTTTTGA
- a CDS encoding hybrid sensor histidine kinase/response regulator, which translates to MADNQWKRFMRSIKGKVVFAFILACVALFLAWNVSRGAFSEMLAAVENISTPNNKLRIVNDLSRRVAQLDQMQRMQVLRNGGEHDSFFKETRRINRSIDTLQGYYQNDRVQLWRLKSLRKLLRERDKLFMNYLQVREKLVNNKLFSAQVEVLNDLVDKNARADSAAVTTEKKVSTTIVYPQNNEDRRGFFGKLFGKKKKPADTAYKVVSEQLNIEKDTVAQAIKDSIMESMTQAVARIEKNQLRKSAQFINQEVVLAKANTKIITQILSILKQVENEVVSQIEYNNAHAKTVVNTSVKKISLIILGFFLITLILVALILIDISRSNRYRKELEEAKETAEYHSMAKQRFLSNMSHEIRTPLQSIIGYAELIRQQEHPRRNHIEAIYQSSGHLMQIVDEVLDYNRIISGKFTFTNAAFDMLEVLNEVASVVRFQAEKKQLKLELKANFAAEIYVNGDAFRLKQVLYNLLGNAIKFTEQGSVQLIVSCARHSERANFTFRVDDTGMGMAQADLQKIFNEFEQADNNRTQIGTGLGLTISKQLVEAQGGNIQVNSKLGKGSSFIFHLSYPIVAAPEKQHQHHTPALLNTGTDMVWIVDDDNFILEMCSLMLTKHNISHRSFNSAQQVLDANWTSDVKYILMDIRMPGMSGIELCKLLRQKLPHEVHLFALTAQVIPQERESILAAGFNGILKKPFKEHELIEILDLDEEPVIALETIDISNLEKMTFGDKEQLARILELFTEDTLNDINSLKRLLENYTDEALEEIAITVHRMAGRTAQIGVKNLAADLRSAELELNKADTLTNAHTNRLLALIIRLQQVREQIRRDYLHNAEV; encoded by the coding sequence ATGGCTGATAACCAGTGGAAACGTTTTATGCGCTCAATAAAGGGTAAGGTTGTATTTGCCTTTATACTGGCATGCGTCGCCCTTTTTTTGGCATGGAACGTTAGCCGTGGCGCGTTTAGCGAAATGCTGGCGGCGGTTGAAAATATATCTACCCCTAACAATAAACTGCGTATTGTAAACGATCTTTCGCGCCGCGTGGCACAGCTCGATCAGATGCAGCGCATGCAGGTATTGCGTAACGGTGGCGAGCACGATAGCTTTTTTAAAGAGACACGCCGCATCAACCGGTCTATTGATACGTTACAGGGCTATTACCAGAATGACAGGGTTCAGCTATGGCGATTAAAATCTCTACGTAAGCTGTTACGCGAGCGCGATAAGCTGTTTATGAACTATTTGCAGGTGCGCGAAAAGCTGGTTAATAATAAACTGTTTTCGGCCCAGGTAGAAGTGTTGAATGATTTGGTCGACAAAAACGCCCGGGCAGACAGCGCAGCTGTTACCACCGAAAAGAAGGTATCGACCACCATTGTTTACCCGCAGAATAATGAGGACAGGCGCGGATTTTTTGGAAAGCTGTTTGGTAAAAAGAAAAAGCCTGCCGATACGGCTTATAAGGTGGTTAGCGAGCAGCTCAACATCGAAAAGGATACCGTAGCCCAGGCTATTAAGGACAGCATCATGGAAAGCATGACGCAGGCTGTTGCCCGTATTGAGAAGAACCAACTGCGTAAAAGTGCCCAGTTCATTAATCAGGAAGTAGTGCTGGCCAAGGCCAATACAAAAATCATTACACAAATACTATCAATACTTAAGCAGGTTGAAAATGAGGTTGTATCGCAAATAGAGTACAACAACGCCCATGCTAAAACGGTAGTTAATACCAGCGTTAAAAAGATCAGCCTGATCATACTCGGTTTCTTCCTGATCACGCTAATTCTGGTGGCATTGATCCTGATCGATATATCGCGAAGCAACCGCTACCGTAAGGAGCTGGAAGAGGCCAAGGAGACAGCCGAATACCATAGCATGGCTAAGCAGCGCTTTTTATCAAACATGAGCCATGAGATACGAACGCCGCTGCAATCCATCATTGGTTATGCTGAATTAATTCGTCAGCAGGAGCACCCGCGCCGTAACCATATTGAGGCTATCTATCAATCCTCCGGCCACCTGATGCAGATTGTAGACGAAGTGCTGGATTATAACCGTATCATATCAGGTAAGTTCACTTTTACCAATGCTGCCTTTGATATGCTGGAAGTATTGAATGAGGTAGCATCGGTAGTACGTTTTCAGGCCGAAAAAAAGCAGCTTAAACTCGAACTAAAAGCCAACTTTGCTGCGGAGATATATGTCAATGGAGATGCTTTCAGGCTTAAGCAGGTATTATATAATTTGTTAGGCAATGCCATAAAGTTTACAGAGCAAGGATCAGTACAATTAATAGTAAGTTGCGCCAGGCATAGCGAGCGTGCCAATTTCACCTTCAGGGTGGATGATACCGGTATGGGTATGGCTCAGGCAGACCTGCAAAAAATATTTAACGAATTTGAGCAGGCTGATAATAACCGAACGCAGATTGGCACCGGGCTGGGCCTGACCATAAGTAAACAATTAGTTGAAGCACAGGGTGGAAATATACAAGTGAACAGTAAGTTAGGAAAAGGGTCAAGCTTTATATTTCATTTAAGCTATCCGATTGTAGCAGCGCCCGAGAAACAGCATCAGCATCATACGCCAGCCTTGCTTAATACCGGAACAGATATGGTGTGGATAGTTGACGATGATAATTTTATCCTCGAAATGTGTTCATTGATGCTTACTAAACATAACATCAGCCACCGTAGTTTCAATTCGGCGCAGCAGGTACTCGACGCCAACTGGACCAGCGATGTAAAATACATCCTGATGGATATACGCATGCCCGGCATGAGCGGTATTGAACTTTGTAAGCTGCTGCGCCAAAAATTGCCTCATGAGGTACACCTTTTCGCACTTACGGCGCAGGTTATCCCGCAGGAGCGGGAGAGTATTTTAGCTGCCGGATTTAACGGAATACTTAAAAAGCCGTTTAAAGAGCACGAACTTATTGAGATACTCGACCTGGATGAAGAGCCGGTTATAGCCCTAGAGACCATCGACATTAGTAACCTCGAGAAAATGACTTTTGGTGACAAAGAGCAATTGGCGCGAATACTCGAGCTGTTTACAGAAGACACTTTGAATGATATTAACAGCCTGAAGCGTTTGCTCGAAAACTATACCGACGAAGCGCTGGAAGAAATAGCGATAACCGTACACCGTATGGCCGGCCGTACGGCGCAAATTGGTGTTAAAAACCTGGCCGCTGATCTTCGTTCAGCTGAGCTTGAGCTAAATAAAGCGGATACGCTTACTAATGCGCACACCAACAGGTTGCTGGCCTTGATCATCCGCTTGCAGCAGGTTAGGGAGCAAATACGCCGCGATTATTTACACAACGCCGAAGTTTAA
- a CDS encoding glycoside hydrolase family 25 protein translates to MPPRKQPAIVKPRATVKRKPSAGTKKKRPGNTFNWYPYAIGLALILLSPFYYGYVVKFFSSTWRWIWDGGKPATYRTYKSFDIDIPVAYKIHGIDVSYAQGNINWQQVSTMEEDSVRIRFAFIKATEGLLTADPYFKRNWREAPKFGIVCGAYHYFHPKKNGLWQARFFLQNVKPESGDLPPVVDIEVTDGVSPEKMRKELTAFINHVQKKTHVKPVIYTNISFYKEYLAGYFDEYPLWIAHYYKHELNLPEETNWWFWQHSDRAYVNGIAHEVDFNAFKGDSLQFKQLLIP, encoded by the coding sequence GTGCCACCCCGTAAACAACCCGCTATTGTAAAACCCAGAGCAACGGTAAAACGAAAGCCATCGGCAGGTACTAAAAAGAAAAGGCCGGGCAATACCTTTAACTGGTACCCTTATGCCATTGGCTTAGCACTTATATTACTATCGCCTTTTTACTACGGGTATGTGGTAAAATTTTTCTCCTCAACCTGGCGGTGGATATGGGACGGCGGCAAACCTGCGACTTACCGTACGTATAAAAGCTTTGATATAGATATACCCGTGGCTTATAAAATTCATGGCATTGATGTATCGTACGCGCAAGGCAACATAAACTGGCAGCAGGTAAGCACCATGGAAGAAGATAGTGTGCGCATCCGCTTTGCTTTTATAAAAGCTACAGAAGGTTTACTCACTGCCGACCCGTATTTCAAACGTAACTGGCGCGAAGCACCGAAATTCGGTATCGTATGCGGTGCGTATCATTACTTCCACCCTAAAAAGAATGGCCTGTGGCAGGCGCGTTTCTTTTTGCAGAATGTTAAGCCCGAAAGCGGCGACCTGCCGCCAGTGGTTGATATTGAAGTAACCGACGGCGTATCTCCCGAAAAAATGCGGAAGGAGCTTACTGCCTTCATCAATCATGTGCAAAAGAAAACACACGTAAAGCCTGTAATTTATACCAACATCAGCTTTTATAAGGAATATTTAGCCGGATACTTTGATGAATACCCTCTATGGATCGCGCATTATTACAAGCATGAACTGAATTTACCAGAGGAAACCAACTGGTGGTTCTGGCAACATTCGGACAGGGCTTATGTAAATGGTATAGCCCACGAGGTAGACTTTAACGCCTTTAAAGGCGACAGCCTGCAATTTAAGCAGCTGCTTATTCCCTGA
- a CDS encoding DUF4905 domain-containing protein has translation MTAWKPFIQKSFNGVIWRMDIDEVTATLALEIRNEADRTTSFAAIDLPGAQINFENYTTHERWLTGMETIHNGVLLLHYFQSESTPVHKGITAINAKYGSEMWSNFSLAYDHLSDAGPVLFNTQMLPKKLYVHDIETGKVLRPYDCITDNDFLKQVDVPQYLPIQQLPVPLQHLEPAGGLIHYIEHNGYRIVSLHTRNGGVLQQWLFVLNNNRICYEELLMTGIQKLQPEAFVLHKNWLICLKNRTELLVLEL, from the coding sequence ATGACAGCATGGAAACCCTTCATACAAAAAAGCTTTAACGGCGTTATCTGGCGCATGGATATTGATGAGGTAACTGCAACTCTGGCACTCGAGATACGGAACGAGGCTGACAGAACGACAAGCTTTGCCGCCATCGATCTGCCTGGCGCACAGATAAATTTTGAGAACTACACCACGCACGAACGCTGGCTCACCGGCATGGAAACCATCCATAACGGCGTGTTGCTGCTGCACTATTTCCAAAGTGAAAGTACCCCGGTACACAAAGGCATTACCGCCATAAATGCTAAGTACGGATCGGAAATGTGGAGCAATTTCTCGCTCGCTTACGACCATTTAAGCGATGCCGGACCGGTATTATTCAACACACAAATGCTGCCCAAAAAGCTTTATGTGCATGATATTGAAACGGGTAAAGTGTTAAGGCCTTATGATTGTATTACTGATAATGATTTTTTAAAACAGGTTGACGTTCCGCAGTACCTGCCGATACAACAACTGCCTGTACCGCTACAGCATTTAGAGCCTGCAGGTGGTTTGATACATTATATTGAGCACAATGGTTACAGAATTGTATCTTTGCACACCCGTAACGGCGGGGTATTGCAACAATGGTTGTTCGTACTTAACAACAACCGTATTTGTTACGAAGAATTATTGATGACCGGTATACAAAAATTACAGCCCGAGGCGTTTGTATTACATAAAAATTGGCTTATCTGCCTGAAAAACAGAACCGAATTGTTGGTTTTGGAATTATAA
- a CDS encoding DNA starvation/stationary phase protection protein, with product MDAKEISLEERKVKPVVDLLNDLLANYHIHYQKLRGCHWNIKGQNFFTLHLKFEELYTEALTTIDELAERILTLGKPPHSTFADYIKESSIKEINTIGMKDTDMVRAIIQDMATLIAMEREILDVTADAGDDGTNDMVNRFMQFKEKTTWMLRSFVNED from the coding sequence ATGGACGCTAAAGAAATAAGCCTCGAAGAACGTAAAGTAAAACCGGTTGTTGATTTGTTAAATGACCTGTTAGCTAATTACCACATTCATTACCAAAAACTAAGAGGCTGCCACTGGAATATTAAAGGACAAAACTTTTTTACCCTGCACCTTAAATTTGAAGAGCTATATACCGAGGCGCTTACTACTATTGATGAGCTTGCCGAAAGGATTTTGACCTTAGGCAAACCACCGCACAGCACCTTTGCCGATTATATCAAAGAATCATCAATCAAAGAAATAAACACTATAGGTATGAAAGATACCGATATGGTGCGTGCTATTATTCAGGATATGGCTACTTTGATTGCTATGGAACGTGAGATATTGGATGTAACCGCCGATGCGGGCGACGATGGTACCAACGACATGGTTAACCGCTTTATGCAATTCAAAGAGAAAACTACCTGGATGCTCCGTTCATTTGTGAACGAAGATTAA